In one Brevibacillus composti genomic region, the following are encoded:
- a CDS encoding helix-turn-helix transcriptional regulator — MERAYLTPEEVASVLKLSKYTVYEMIKRKELPAAKIGRALRILRADLDQFMRQHKSTQDVSAPIRSGAVPPDSGKTQLEIYFAGSHDLSLDLLSRALGKRGITLFPAYSGSMDGLIELYKGRVDMAGCHLLDQMTGEYNLPYIRSMLPNEQVAVVNLVSRWQGFIVPTGNPRLITSWEEFLSGRHRIVNRQRGSGTRVLLDFKLRQAGLSAESIPGYEREVSTHYELASAVLRGEADAALGIESAARGLGLDFYPVQEERYDLVIPARLLNQERFRVFLEVLRDPAFKQQVVALGGYGIASTGKIIDRT; from the coding sequence ATGGAAAGGGCGTACCTGACACCGGAGGAGGTCGCTTCGGTATTAAAACTGTCCAAGTACACGGTCTATGAAATGATCAAGCGAAAGGAGCTGCCCGCAGCTAAAATTGGACGAGCCCTCCGCATTCTTCGCGCCGATCTGGACCAATTCATGCGCCAGCACAAATCGACGCAAGATGTTTCGGCTCCGATTCGCAGCGGCGCCGTCCCGCCTGACAGCGGGAAAACGCAGCTGGAAATCTACTTTGCCGGCAGCCATGATCTTTCGCTCGACCTGCTCAGCCGGGCCCTGGGAAAGCGGGGGATCACGCTGTTTCCGGCCTATTCCGGAAGCATGGACGGACTGATCGAGCTGTACAAGGGGCGGGTCGATATGGCGGGCTGTCATCTGCTGGATCAGATGACGGGCGAGTACAATCTGCCGTATATCCGTTCGATGCTGCCCAATGAGCAAGTGGCTGTCGTCAATCTGGTCAGCCGTTGGCAGGGCTTTATCGTGCCGACGGGCAATCCGCGGCTGATTACCAGCTGGGAGGAGTTCCTGTCGGGCCGGCATCGCATCGTCAATCGTCAGCGCGGCTCGGGGACGCGGGTCTTGCTCGACTTCAAGCTCCGGCAAGCGGGCCTCTCTGCCGAGAGCATTCCCGGCTACGAGCGAGAGGTGAGCACCCATTACGAGCTCGCCTCGGCCGTGCTGCGCGGAGAAGCCGACGCCGCGCTGGGGATCGAGAGCGCCGCCAGAGGGCTGGGGCTAGATTTTTACCCGGTGCAGGAGGAGCGCTACGATCTGGTGATCCCGGCCAGACTGCTAAACCAGGAGCGCTTTCGCGTATTTCTGGAGGTGCTCCGCGATCCGGCTTTCAAGCAGCAAGTAGTGGCTCTCGGCGGCTACGGGATCGCTTCCACCGGAAAAATCATCGACCGCACGTGA
- a CDS encoding ubiquitin-like small modifier protein 1: MRVKVFANFREICDAKSVEVPTDNGNRVIDILETLIRMYPALEDEVFTPERTLKPFVHVFLNGRNVIHAEGLETEVQEDDQFALFPPVAGG; encoded by the coding sequence ATGAGAGTAAAGGTATTTGCCAATTTCCGTGAAATCTGCGATGCCAAGTCGGTGGAAGTGCCTACGGATAACGGAAATCGGGTCATCGACATTCTTGAGACGCTGATCCGTATGTATCCTGCGTTGGAAGATGAGGTCTTCACACCGGAGCGAACACTCAAACCATTCGTACACGTCTTCCTCAACGGACGCAACGTCATTCACGCTGAGGGGCTGGAGACAGAAGTGCAGGAAGATGATCAGTTTGCGCTGTTCCCTCCTGTGGCAGGAGGCTGA
- a CDS encoding molybdopterin molybdotransferase MoeA has protein sequence MKFFKVKTVSETLSIIAEQFHPFRPPIKLPITEACGMVLAEDVISGEQVPHFARSTVDGFAVRAQDTYGASDSLPAFLDITSRIEMGRAAQVLLKEGQAQAIPTGGMLPAGADSVVMIEHVEEIGELLNVYRQVAPGENVIRAGDDVERGELVMSAGHRLRPQDLGVLSAIGRTEVQVFPRPTIGILSTGDEVVPTEKKELAPGEVRDINSVTVGAIAQQHGAIVIQGGIVRDDYELFAARARELFAQVDVLILSGGSSVGTRDFTVQVMQSLGEPGVLVHGVATKPGKPTILAKAGDKPVMGLPGHPVSAQIMFQLLAVPLLERLQGVRARQTDVRLSAKLSRNVASAVGRTDYIRVKLEERADGLWAIPVFGKSGLISTLVESEGIAEIPENKEGVLEGETVKVYLIQ, from the coding sequence ATGAAATTTTTCAAAGTAAAAACCGTCTCTGAAACCTTGTCCATCATCGCCGAACAATTCCATCCCTTCCGCCCTCCGATCAAGCTGCCGATCACCGAGGCATGCGGCATGGTGCTGGCGGAAGACGTGATCTCCGGCGAGCAGGTTCCCCATTTTGCCCGTTCGACCGTAGACGGCTTTGCCGTGAGGGCGCAGGATACCTACGGGGCCTCCGATTCCTTGCCCGCCTTTCTGGACATTACCAGTCGGATCGAAATGGGGCGGGCGGCACAGGTGCTTCTGAAGGAGGGACAGGCTCAGGCCATTCCCACGGGCGGCATGCTTCCGGCAGGCGCGGACAGCGTGGTGATGATTGAGCATGTCGAAGAGATCGGCGAGCTGTTAAATGTGTACCGGCAGGTCGCGCCCGGCGAGAATGTCATCCGCGCCGGGGATGATGTGGAGCGCGGGGAGCTGGTCATGTCGGCCGGCCACCGGCTGCGTCCGCAGGATTTGGGCGTCTTGTCCGCCATCGGCAGAACAGAGGTGCAGGTATTTCCCCGGCCCACGATCGGGATCCTCTCCACCGGCGATGAAGTCGTGCCGACGGAGAAAAAAGAACTGGCGCCCGGTGAAGTGCGGGATATCAACAGCGTGACTGTCGGCGCCATCGCCCAGCAGCACGGCGCCATCGTCATCCAGGGGGGCATCGTCCGGGATGATTACGAGCTGTTTGCCGCAAGGGCACGGGAGCTGTTTGCCCAAGTGGATGTTCTCATCCTGTCCGGGGGCAGTTCGGTGGGCACGAGGGACTTTACGGTGCAAGTGATGCAGTCCCTGGGAGAGCCCGGCGTCCTCGTGCACGGTGTCGCTACCAAGCCGGGCAAGCCGACGATTCTCGCCAAGGCGGGAGATAAGCCGGTGATGGGCTTGCCCGGCCACCCCGTATCCGCGCAGATCATGTTTCAGCTTTTGGCAGTTCCGCTATTGGAGAGATTGCAGGGAGTCCGCGCCCGTCAGACGGATGTGCGGCTGTCTGCCAAGCTGTCGCGCAACGTCGCTTCGGCAGTAGGGCGGACCGACTACATCCGGGTCAAGCTGGAGGAGCGGGCAGACGGCTTGTGGGCGATCCCCGTCTTCGGCAAGTCGGGGTTGATCTCTACGCTGGTGGAGAGCGAGGGAATCGCGGAGATCCCCGAGAATAAAGAGGGTGTGCTGGAAGGCGAGACGGTGAAGGTATACCTGATCCAATAA
- a CDS encoding molybdopterin biosynthesis protein, with the protein MRKIYLEDTPLGEAQEKIKQRVHFSPKTEVIPTAEALGRVTAEPIYAKVSMPNYHASAMDGIAVKAEKTYAAHEQHPVHLKRGEDYIEVDTGDPIPDGFDAVIMIEHVHQVDEETIEILEAAAPWQHIRPIGEDVVVGEVIVPARHKLRPVDLGALLAGGIVSVPVFRKPRVVIIPTGSELIPPSEHVAEGEIIEFNGTVFAAYLREWGAEPILRGIVADDYALIREALREAVQEADLVLLNAGSSAGREDFTVHVVEELGEVLTHGVATRPGKPVVVGIVEGKPVIGLPGYPVSAYLNLEWFARSLIHHYYGSMEPERPRIEATIGRRIVSVMGAEDFIRMTVGCIDGKYIANPLTRAAGVTMSMVRADGLLRIPPGHLGYEQGETAQIELYRPLEQIHHTIVATGSHDLTMDVLDMLLRKSRPDRFLVSSHVGSMGGIMAIQKGEAHIAGIHLFDESSGTYNQPFVEKYLRGQDVALVQLVYRQQGWIVKKGNPLGIRTVADLAQPGVTYINRQRGAGTRLLLDYLLGQEGIDREAIYGYTREAVSHLSVAAAVAGGTADVGLGIYSAAKAMNLDFIPVAEERYDLLMRGSFFRSREGEQLLECIRSPQFAQEVERLGGYHCRDSGSILYLSPHPWPV; encoded by the coding sequence ATGCGGAAAATCTACTTGGAAGATACCCCGCTCGGAGAAGCGCAGGAGAAAATCAAACAGCGGGTTCATTTTTCACCCAAAACCGAAGTGATTCCCACAGCCGAGGCCCTGGGGCGGGTCACGGCTGAGCCGATCTACGCCAAAGTCTCCATGCCCAACTACCACGCTTCCGCGATGGACGGCATCGCTGTCAAAGCGGAGAAAACCTACGCGGCCCATGAGCAGCATCCGGTTCATCTGAAGCGGGGCGAGGATTATATAGAGGTAGACACGGGCGATCCGATCCCGGATGGGTTTGACGCCGTGATCATGATCGAGCATGTGCATCAGGTAGACGAGGAGACGATCGAAATCCTGGAGGCGGCAGCTCCCTGGCAGCATATTCGCCCGATCGGCGAGGATGTCGTCGTCGGCGAGGTCATCGTCCCCGCGAGGCACAAGCTGCGTCCGGTCGATCTGGGAGCGCTGCTGGCGGGAGGCATCGTGAGCGTGCCTGTCTTCCGGAAGCCGAGGGTCGTCATCATTCCCACCGGTTCGGAGCTGATCCCGCCGTCGGAGCATGTGGCCGAAGGGGAGATTATCGAGTTTAACGGCACCGTCTTTGCCGCATACTTGCGGGAGTGGGGAGCAGAGCCGATCCTGCGCGGCATCGTAGCGGACGACTACGCCCTGATCCGCGAGGCGCTGCGGGAAGCCGTGCAGGAGGCCGACCTGGTGCTCCTCAATGCCGGATCATCCGCGGGACGGGAGGATTTTACCGTCCACGTGGTGGAAGAGCTGGGAGAGGTGCTCACTCACGGCGTTGCGACCCGCCCCGGCAAGCCGGTGGTCGTCGGCATCGTCGAGGGCAAGCCGGTGATCGGCCTGCCGGGCTACCCAGTCTCCGCCTACTTAAATCTGGAATGGTTTGCCCGTTCGCTCATTCACCATTATTATGGAAGCATGGAGCCGGAGCGGCCGCGGATCGAAGCGACCATCGGCAGGCGCATCGTCTCCGTCATGGGCGCAGAGGATTTTATCCGCATGACCGTCGGCTGCATTGATGGAAAATACATTGCCAATCCCCTGACCCGCGCAGCGGGCGTCACGATGTCGATGGTTCGGGCGGACGGCCTATTGCGCATCCCGCCCGGCCATCTGGGCTACGAGCAGGGAGAGACGGCTCAGATCGAACTGTACCGCCCGCTGGAGCAGATTCACCATACGATCGTGGCGACCGGCAGCCATGACCTGACGATGGACGTGCTGGATATGCTGCTCCGTAAGTCCCGTCCCGACCGCTTCCTCGTCTCTTCCCACGTCGGGAGCATGGGCGGAATCATGGCGATTCAAAAAGGCGAGGCCCATATCGCCGGCATCCATCTGTTTGATGAGAGCAGCGGCACCTACAATCAGCCGTTTGTGGAGAAATACCTTCGCGGCCAGGATGTGGCGCTCGTGCAGCTGGTCTACCGCCAGCAGGGCTGGATCGTGAAAAAAGGCAATCCGCTGGGGATCAGGACGGTTGCGGATTTGGCCCAGCCCGGCGTCACCTACATCAATCGGCAGCGGGGCGCAGGGACCCGGCTTTTGCTCGATTACCTGCTGGGGCAGGAGGGCATCGACAGGGAAGCGATCTACGGCTATACACGCGAGGCCGTCTCTCATTTGAGCGTCGCTGCCGCGGTAGCAGGCGGTACGGCAGATGTCGGACTGGGCATCTACTCCGCGGCCAAGGCGATGAATCTGGATTTCATTCCTGTCGCCGAAGAGCGGTATGATCTGTTGATGCGCGGCTCGTTTTTCCGCAGCCGGGAAGGAGAGCAGCTGCTGGAATGCATCCGCTCCCCGCAGTTTGCCCAGGAAGTAGAGCGGCTGGGGGGCTATCATTGTCGAGATTCAGGCAGTATTCTATATTTGTCGCCCCATCCCTGGCCGGTTTGA
- a CDS encoding TrmB family transcriptional regulator yields the protein MLETFGFSYYESKVYETLAASDAPMDAAMVVKHSGVPKAKIYEVLSRLVDKGLVLDSVSDKKKWYTALPLNSLVDKLTAQFQQNVETLKSSLASKKVRDDRIWNLKIASSIQAQSMQLIRHAARSIRISAWNDDFLTYLPLLEEREREGIEVEALVVGKLESQLSRVHEMLPAEEHEGLERYLLIVADQEEIIFAGEEDGDWQAIQTRAQPFVKFFADFFYHDVALARITQKHYDLLLGDEEVRQMLIRLRY from the coding sequence ATGTTGGAAACTTTCGGATTCTCCTATTATGAAAGCAAAGTATACGAGACCTTGGCAGCCAGCGACGCCCCGATGGATGCCGCGATGGTCGTCAAGCATTCGGGCGTGCCCAAAGCAAAAATCTACGAAGTGCTTAGCCGCTTGGTGGACAAAGGACTGGTGCTCGATTCGGTCTCGGACAAGAAAAAATGGTACACGGCGCTCCCGTTGAACAGTTTGGTCGACAAGCTGACGGCCCAGTTTCAGCAGAATGTGGAGACGCTGAAATCATCGCTGGCCAGCAAAAAAGTGCGGGATGACCGGATCTGGAATTTGAAGATCGCGTCTTCGATCCAGGCGCAAAGCATGCAGTTAATCCGGCATGCAGCGAGGTCGATCCGCATCTCCGCGTGGAATGACGATTTTCTGACTTATCTCCCGCTCCTGGAGGAAAGGGAACGGGAAGGCATAGAGGTGGAAGCGCTGGTCGTCGGGAAGCTGGAGAGCCAATTGTCCCGCGTCCATGAGATGCTCCCCGCCGAAGAGCATGAGGGTCTGGAACGCTACCTGCTCATCGTCGCCGATCAGGAGGAGATCATTTTTGCCGGGGAGGAGGACGGCGATTGGCAGGCGATTCAGACGCGCGCTCAGCCCTTCGTCAAATTTTTCGCCGACTTCTTTTATCACGATGTAGCCTTGGCCCGCATCACGCAAAAGCATTACGACCTCCTTTTGGGCGATGAGGAAGTACGGCAGATGCTGATCCGGCTGCGCTACTAA
- the moaA gene encoding GTP 3',8-cyclase MoaA, translating to MEKQVFDSQKRPLRDLRISVTDKCNFRCQYCMPAEIFGPDYPFLPQHKLLSFEEITRLTGIFTSLGVEKIRITGGEPLMRRNLADLIRMIRQVDGVRDIAMTTNGSLLARHAEELKAAGLDRVTVSLDSLDDERFGRINGRGYRVEQILEGIEAAAAAGLGVKINMVVQRGVNDQDILPMARYFREKGHILRFIEFMDVGNSNGWKLDQVVPSREIIRMIHAEMPLEPVNPNYYGEVASRYRYAGTEQEIGLISSVTQAFCSVARNGTNGSGPHLSDKRLRQKACRGRVFSVRIESACQPGLRIFRPPDGIWSRWHKPATAE from the coding sequence ATGGAAAAGCAAGTGTTTGATTCACAAAAACGTCCTCTCCGTGATTTGCGCATCTCTGTGACAGACAAATGCAATTTTCGCTGCCAATATTGCATGCCCGCCGAAATATTCGGGCCGGACTATCCGTTTTTGCCGCAGCACAAGCTGCTTTCCTTTGAAGAAATTACGAGATTGACCGGAATCTTTACTTCGCTGGGCGTGGAAAAAATCCGCATCACCGGCGGCGAGCCTTTGATGCGGCGGAATCTGGCCGACCTGATCCGCATGATTCGCCAAGTGGACGGCGTCCGGGATATCGCGATGACCACGAACGGCTCTCTGCTTGCGAGGCACGCCGAAGAGCTGAAAGCGGCCGGACTGGACCGGGTGACCGTGAGCCTGGACAGCTTGGACGATGAGCGCTTCGGGCGGATCAACGGCAGGGGCTACCGGGTGGAGCAGATCCTGGAGGGGATCGAAGCCGCCGCCGCCGCCGGACTTGGCGTCAAGATCAATATGGTCGTGCAGCGCGGTGTCAACGACCAGGACATCCTGCCGATGGCCCGCTATTTTCGGGAAAAAGGGCATATCCTCCGCTTCATCGAATTCATGGATGTGGGCAACAGCAACGGCTGGAAGCTGGATCAGGTGGTCCCGTCGCGGGAAATCATCCGGATGATTCACGCCGAGATGCCGCTGGAACCAGTGAATCCCAATTATTACGGCGAGGTCGCTTCCCGCTACCGCTATGCCGGTACGGAGCAGGAAATCGGTCTGATCTCTTCTGTGACGCAGGCGTTTTGTTCCGTCGCTCGGAATGGAACGAATGGTTCCGGCCCGCATCTGAGCGACAAAAGGCTTCGCCAAAAAGCATGCCGAGGCCGGGTATTCTCTGTCAGGATTGAATCGGCGTGCCAGCCTGGATTGCGGATTTTCCGCCCACCGGACGGGATATGGAGTAGATGGCACAAGCCAGCGACAGCAGAATGA
- a CDS encoding MFS transporter — MNPRVFILAIATFVVGTVELIVGGTLNLITADLDIPLSAAGQLITAFSLSFSISAPILMHFTRHIARKPLYLMALFGFFLSNVLAALSPSYAVLMVARILSASCGALLTVLSISITTQLVEPAYRGRALGIIYMGISGSLVLGVPLGMALGNAYGWRAPFWLIAGLSLLAMLCLGKWLQPVQTPPVIPLRVQLASLKDSKIVSAQLISMFMLTGHLTLYAYFTPFLQTTMHLNAGWLSFVYLLFGLAAVAGGGIGGWIADKWGPTRAMLLIISSFAVIMASLPFTTASLYVFLVAMVLWSGLSWAISPAQQNYLIQSAPGTSDIQLGLNTSVLHMGIAMGSAIGGVVVEKASVQYNAWVGAVFILLSLACAIYSISRPVGGKSAIQAGTPIQS, encoded by the coding sequence GTGAATCCGCGCGTCTTTATTCTTGCAATTGCTACCTTTGTGGTCGGAACCGTGGAGCTGATTGTCGGCGGTACCCTGAATCTGATCACGGCCGACCTGGATATTCCCCTCAGTGCTGCCGGGCAGCTGATCACGGCGTTTTCCCTGTCGTTTTCGATCTCGGCACCCATCCTGATGCATTTCACGCGGCATATCGCCCGAAAACCTTTGTATCTGATGGCCCTGTTCGGCTTTTTTCTCAGCAATGTGCTGGCCGCTCTCAGTCCGTCTTACGCCGTCCTGATGGTGGCGCGCATCCTCTCCGCTTCTTGCGGCGCCTTGCTGACCGTGTTGTCGATCTCGATCACCACGCAGCTGGTGGAGCCGGCCTACCGCGGCAGAGCCCTGGGAATCATCTACATGGGGATCAGCGGCTCCCTCGTGCTGGGTGTTCCGCTCGGCATGGCCCTGGGCAATGCGTACGGCTGGCGGGCACCGTTCTGGTTGATCGCCGGACTTAGCCTGCTGGCGATGCTCTGTCTTGGCAAATGGCTGCAGCCGGTGCAGACACCGCCCGTCATTCCCCTGCGCGTACAGCTCGCTTCGCTGAAAGACAGCAAAATCGTCAGTGCCCAATTGATCTCCATGTTCATGCTGACGGGCCATTTGACCCTGTACGCGTATTTCACTCCGTTTCTTCAAACCACCATGCATCTGAATGCCGGCTGGCTCAGTTTCGTCTACCTGCTCTTTGGACTGGCGGCGGTGGCGGGAGGCGGAATCGGCGGCTGGATCGCGGATAAATGGGGGCCGACGAGAGCGATGCTGCTGATCATCTCCAGCTTTGCCGTGATCATGGCTTCTCTCCCGTTCACGACCGCTTCCCTCTACGTGTTCCTCGTCGCGATGGTGCTGTGGAGCGGACTCAGCTGGGCCATTTCGCCCGCTCAGCAAAACTACCTGATTCAGTCGGCGCCGGGCACCTCGGACATCCAGCTCGGGCTAAACACCTCCGTCCTGCACATGGGGATCGCCATGGGCTCGGCCATCGGAGGGGTCGTGGTCGAGAAGGCATCCGTCCAGTACAATGCTTGGGTCGGCGCCGTCTTCATTCTGCTGTCGCTGGCTTGTGCCATCTACTCCATATCCCGTCCGGTGGGCGGAAAATCCGCAATCCAGGCTGGCACGCCGATTCAATCCTGA
- a CDS encoding phosphodiester glycosidase family protein: MTKKPIWLTILLACTLLSFPAESEALQTQAQTITISTGKKAVRWISYHPSEGVELRPAIAQNKIGMTEELASMAKRHQALAAINGTYFNPYDAKDLQPMGGIVINGALAHIRGGAEWLGIKPNGEIAFTPNSGTPITLHFVQSDQNKLTQTAWFLNHLPTTPEETVVFTPLFRSQTLELPGFSFVIVDQGKVTAVVRDKAVIPAKGFVVAAGPQARFRTGVVKVGDQASYALDWPAELQGSQHMISVGPKLVTEGKLDVRLEAFSEAKITSQKGQRSFIGKKQDQTVVMGTVPGVTMHELAEIAQKLGLVEAMNLDGGASSGLYYQGKYLTKTGRPLSNALVLVKRSPQK; encoded by the coding sequence ATGACGAAGAAACCCATATGGCTGACGATCCTGCTGGCATGCACGCTGCTGAGCTTTCCTGCCGAAAGCGAAGCGCTGCAGACACAGGCGCAGACGATTACCATTTCGACAGGCAAAAAAGCGGTGCGATGGATCTCCTACCACCCGTCCGAAGGCGTGGAGCTGAGACCGGCCATCGCCCAGAACAAGATCGGCATGACCGAAGAGCTGGCCTCCATGGCGAAAAGGCATCAGGCGCTGGCGGCAATCAACGGGACGTATTTCAATCCCTATGATGCCAAAGACCTGCAGCCGATGGGAGGAATCGTGATCAACGGCGCACTGGCCCACATCCGGGGTGGAGCGGAATGGCTGGGGATCAAGCCGAACGGCGAAATCGCCTTTACACCCAATAGCGGCACGCCGATCACGCTCCATTTTGTGCAGAGCGACCAAAACAAGTTGACGCAGACCGCCTGGTTTTTGAATCACCTGCCGACGACACCGGAAGAAACCGTTGTATTCACGCCGTTGTTCCGCTCGCAGACGCTGGAGCTGCCAGGCTTTTCCTTTGTCATCGTCGATCAGGGAAAGGTAACGGCGGTCGTCCGGGACAAAGCGGTGATTCCGGCCAAAGGCTTCGTCGTCGCGGCCGGGCCACAGGCGCGGTTTCGCACTGGCGTTGTGAAAGTGGGGGATCAGGCAAGCTATGCGCTGGATTGGCCGGCAGAGCTGCAGGGCTCCCAGCATATGATCAGCGTCGGCCCCAAGCTGGTGACGGAGGGGAAGCTGGACGTGAGGCTGGAGGCATTCAGCGAAGCAAAAATCACCAGCCAAAAGGGACAGCGCAGCTTCATCGGTAAAAAGCAGGACCAGACAGTCGTGATGGGCACCGTCCCTGGCGTCACCATGCATGAGCTGGCGGAGATTGCCCAAAAGCTGGGGCTGGTGGAAGCGATGAACCTCGACGGAGGCGCCTCATCGGGATTGTACTACCAGGGCAAATACCTGACAAAAACAGGGCGGCCGCTCAGCAACGCGCTCGTCCTCGTGAAGCGAAGCCCGCAGAAATAG
- a CDS encoding aldehyde ferredoxin oxidoreductase family protein, whose product MNLGGFKNREILVDLSSGAVDYREINEELAKKYIGGRGLGVKYVYDNGPQVEPFSEENILCVMTGPVTGSRSAMSGRLCMVTKSPLTNTVTDSHMGGWSAARLKWAGIDNVIIKGKSDRPVYLYIENGQGELRDASDLWGQGTRATVKAMQERYGKEDLSVICIGQAGENLIRYAGFMNENDRAAGRGGTGAVAGSKKLKAIVIKAAQKGNMPTPAQDEEYKQANQKALKAIMEGGLTAPKKGGLSVYGTNVLTNIINEVGALPAMNSKFSHWEGAEGHSGETVNATLLVADNTCHACPVACKKEVEVKEGKYKTRVESFEYESGWALGANCGLGDAAAISYIINLCNEHGMDTIELGNTLSCMMEAYERGLTEERIDWGDADRMIELTEMLVFRRGIGDVLAEGTARAAKYFGDENLAMVVKGQAIPAYDPRGIQGIGLGYATSNRGACHLRGYTVASEIAGIPMPTDRLQPEGKGELLKVFQDLLAFSDSMNICKFSSFSENAENYAEQYSAMTGVPVTADDVMKIGERIYNLERHYNNLAGFDKREDDYLPKRFTEEAATGNSAGHVSRMDIMLDEYYQVRGWVDGVVPEEKLKELGIA is encoded by the coding sequence ATGAACCTGGGAGGTTTTAAAAACCGCGAAATTTTGGTCGATCTCTCCTCCGGAGCCGTTGATTATCGGGAAATCAATGAGGAATTGGCCAAGAAGTATATCGGCGGCCGCGGGCTGGGAGTGAAATACGTCTACGACAACGGGCCGCAGGTGGAACCGTTTTCCGAAGAGAACATCCTCTGTGTCATGACGGGACCGGTGACGGGCTCCCGTTCGGCGATGAGCGGCCGCCTCTGCATGGTGACCAAATCTCCGCTGACCAACACCGTGACGGACTCGCACATGGGCGGATGGTCGGCAGCGCGGCTGAAGTGGGCCGGCATCGACAACGTCATTATCAAAGGAAAGAGCGATCGCCCGGTTTACCTCTACATCGAAAACGGCCAGGGCGAGTTGCGTGACGCCAGCGACCTCTGGGGACAGGGTACCCGCGCGACGGTCAAAGCCATGCAGGAGCGCTACGGCAAAGAAGACCTGAGTGTGATCTGCATCGGACAAGCGGGAGAAAATCTGATTCGCTACGCGGGCTTTATGAACGAGAATGACCGGGCTGCCGGCCGGGGCGGCACTGGGGCGGTCGCAGGCAGCAAAAAGCTGAAAGCGATCGTAATCAAGGCGGCGCAAAAAGGGAACATGCCGACGCCAGCGCAGGATGAAGAGTATAAACAAGCCAACCAGAAAGCGCTCAAGGCGATTATGGAAGGCGGCCTGACGGCACCGAAAAAAGGCGGCCTCTCTGTCTACGGCACCAACGTCCTCACCAATATCATCAACGAAGTGGGCGCACTTCCCGCGATGAACTCCAAGTTCTCGCACTGGGAGGGAGCCGAGGGCCACAGCGGCGAGACGGTCAATGCCACTCTGCTGGTTGCGGACAACACCTGCCACGCTTGTCCGGTAGCCTGCAAAAAGGAAGTGGAAGTGAAGGAAGGCAAGTACAAGACCCGCGTCGAAAGTTTTGAGTACGAGTCCGGCTGGGCGCTCGGGGCAAACTGCGGACTGGGTGATGCGGCGGCCATCTCCTACATCATCAATCTCTGCAACGAGCACGGGATGGATACGATCGAGCTCGGAAATACGCTCTCCTGTATGATGGAGGCCTATGAGCGCGGCTTGACCGAGGAGCGGATCGATTGGGGCGATGCCGACCGGATGATCGAACTGACCGAGATGCTCGTCTTCCGCCGGGGCATCGGCGATGTTCTCGCCGAGGGAACAGCGCGCGCGGCCAAGTATTTCGGCGACGAAAATCTGGCCATGGTCGTCAAGGGGCAAGCGATTCCGGCCTACGATCCGCGCGGCATCCAAGGCATCGGGCTGGGCTATGCCACCAGCAACCGGGGAGCCTGCCATTTGCGCGGCTATACGGTCGCGAGCGAGATCGCGGGCATTCCGATGCCGACCGACCGCCTGCAGCCAGAAGGAAAAGGCGAGCTGCTGAAGGTATTCCAAGACCTCTTGGCGTTCTCCGATTCGATGAATATCTGCAAATTCTCCTCCTTCTCGGAAAACGCCGAGAACTACGCGGAGCAGTATTCCGCCATGACGGGCGTGCCGGTTACAGCCGATGACGTCATGAAAATCGGCGAGCGCATCTACAATCTGGAGCGCCACTACAACAATCTGGCTGGCTTTGACAAGCGGGAAGACGACTACCTGCCGAAGCGCTTTACGGAAGAGGCGGCGACCGGCAACAGCGCTGGACACGTCAGCCGGATGGATATCATGCTGGATGAATATTACCAGGTGCGCGGCTGGGTAGATGGCGTCGTGCCGGAGGAAAAACTGAAAGAGCTCGGCATCGCGTAA